A genomic stretch from Cyprinus carpio isolate SPL01 chromosome A12, ASM1834038v1, whole genome shotgun sequence includes:
- the LOC109063582 gene encoding neuropeptide FF receptor 1-like — MQDPHTLAVSDLEALSAMDLNFFYSENISINHSTLFSDSRNLTLLPFYQHSLAVASVIILAYVLIFSLCMLGNILVCFIVLKNRQMRTVTNIFILNLAISDLLVGILCLPITLVDNLITGWPFDVVICKMSGLVQGASVSASVFTLVAIAVERFRCIVYPFQQKLTQRQAIITITFIWVLAVGIMCPSAVTLTVSQDVLHFMVDRDNVTYPLYTCWEAWPDQSMRKIYTTVLFSHIYLAPVTLIVIMYTRIAVKLVKSPASIRDAHAEDESRRVFRRKLHVVNMLLMVALLFTVSWLPLWILMMLTDYGTLSAAQLDLVAVYVFPFAHWLAFFNSSVNPIVYGYFNENFRRGFQAAFKMGLCLVDEPPQPRRNDTWKHNRVFADRDRLNAQSNGGREFCSGEQRDELVLEDLD; from the exons ATGCAGGATCCGCACACGCTGGCAG TCTCAGATTTGGAAGCTCTCTCAGCAATGGATCTGAACTTCTTCTACAGCGAGAACATCAGTATTAACCACAGCACGCTCTTCAGCGACAGCAGAAACCTCACGTTATTACCGTTCTACCAGCATTCCCTCGCCGTGGCCTCCGTCATTATCCTGGCCTACGTGCTCATCTTCTCGctgtgcatgctgggaaacaTCCTGGTGTGCTTCATCGTGCTGAAAAACAGGCAGATGCGAACCGTCACCAACATCTTCATACTCAACCTGGCCATCAGCGACCTGCTGGTGGGCATCTTGTGTCTTCCCATCACGCTGGTGGACAATCTGATCACAG GCTGGCCGTTTGATGTGGTGATCTGTAAGATGAGTGGACTCGTCCAGGGAGCTTCAGTCTCGGCGTCGGTCTTCACGCTGGTGGCCATCGCAGTGGAAAG GTTTCGTTGCATTGTCTATCCGTTCCAGCAGAAGCTGACGCAGCGTCAggccatcatcaccatcaccttCATCTGGGTGCTGGCTGTGGGCATCATGTGTCCGTCTGCTGTCACGCTGACCGTCTCGCAGGACGTCCTGCACTTCATGGTGGACCGGGACAACGTCACGTACCCGCTGTACACCTGCTGGGAGGCCTGGCCCGACCAGAGCATGAGGAAGATCTACACCACCGTCCTCTTCTCGCACATCTACCTGGCTCCGGTCACGCTCATCGTCATCATGTACACGCGCATCGCCGTCAAGCTGGTCAAATCACCGGCGTCCATCCGGGACGCACACGCGGAGGACGAGAGCCGCCGGGTTTTCCGCAGGAAGCTGCACGTGGTGAACATGCTGCTGATGGTGGCGCTGCTCTTCACCGTCTCCTGGCTGCCGCTCTGGATCCTCATGATGCTGACGGACTACGGCACTCTGTCGGCCGCTCAGCTGGACCTGGTGGCCGTCTACGTCTTCCCGTTCGCCCACTGGCTGGCCTTCTTCAACAGCAGCGTCAACCCCATCGTGTACGGCTACTTCAACGAGAACTTCCGCCGCGGCTTTCAGGCAGCGTTTAAGATGGGCCTGTGTCTGGTGGACGAGCCGCCGCAGCCCAGACGCAATGACACGTGGAAACACAACCGTGTGTTTGcggacagagacagactgaaCGCTCAGAGCAACGGCGGGAGAGAGTTCTGCAGCGGAGAGCAGAGAGACGAGCTGGTGCTGGAGGATCTGGACTGA